A region of Anolis carolinensis isolate JA03-04 unplaced genomic scaffold, rAnoCar3.1.pri scaffold_7, whole genome shotgun sequence DNA encodes the following proteins:
- the cunh19orf25 gene encoding UPF0449 protein C19orf25 homolog isoform X2 → MTSKAKKRVVLPTRPEPPSAEQVLEDVQRAQPNDPVFVLLAEPSTEDLPTPVKNEDPEAKRERLYRLTQSYVEMNHRLQKACSLLKEKCEELKLAGATLEQGILEMKQRAL, encoded by the exons ATGACCTCCAAGGCCAAGAAGCGGGTGGTGCTGCCCACCCGGCCGGAGCCCCCCAGTGCCGAGCAGGTCCTTGAGGACGTCCAGCGCGCCCAGCCCAACGACCCCGTCTTTGTCTTGCTGGCCGAACCCAGCACAGAag ACCTGCCCACTCCGGTCAAAAACGAGGACCCCGAAGCCAAGCGGGAGCGCCTCTACCGCCTGACCCAGTCCTACGTGGAGATGAACCACCGCCTGCAGAAGGCCTGCAGCCTCCTGAAGGAGAAGTGCGAGGAGCTCAAACTGGCCGGGGCCACCTTGGAGCAAGGCATCCTGGAGATGAAGCAGAGGGCCTTGTGA
- the cunh19orf25 gene encoding UPF0449 protein C19orf25 homolog isoform X1 — translation MDVRRVPIGTCFQAMTSKAKKRVVLPTRPEPPSAEQVLEDVQRAQPNDPVFVLLAEPSTEDLPTPVKNEDPEAKRERLYRLTQSYVEMNHRLQKACSLLKEKCEELKLAGATLEQGILEMKQRAL, via the exons TGCCCATCGGCACCTGTTTCCAAGCCATGACCTCCAAGGCCAAGAAGCGGGTGGTGCTGCCCACCCGGCCGGAGCCCCCCAGTGCCGAGCAGGTCCTTGAGGACGTCCAGCGCGCCCAGCCCAACGACCCCGTCTTTGTCTTGCTGGCCGAACCCAGCACAGAag ACCTGCCCACTCCGGTCAAAAACGAGGACCCCGAAGCCAAGCGGGAGCGCCTCTACCGCCTGACCCAGTCCTACGTGGAGATGAACCACCGCCTGCAGAAGGCCTGCAGCCTCCTGAAGGAGAAGTGCGAGGAGCTCAAACTGGCCGGGGCCACCTTGGAGCAAGGCATCCTGGAGATGAAGCAGAGGGCCTTGTGA